GGCGGTCGGGCGGTGGCGCTGCTCGGCGCCGGCGGCGCCGGCAAGAGCTCGCTCCTGATGGCGTTGCTCGAAAGCGGTGGCCGATTGCTGAGCGACGACCTCCTGATCGTCGATCCCGAGACCCGCGAGGCTCATCCCGCCGTTCCGGAGATGCGGTTGTGGCTCGACGATGCGGCTCGCTGGCGCGGGGCCGAGGCCGCCGGTGGTTACCAGCGGGTGGTGGCGGAGCTCGACAAGCGGTGGGTGCCGGTGGCGCCGGAACACTTTGTGAGCGTTCCCCGATGCCTCGCCCTGATGGTGCTGCCGCGGCGGCGCGAAGGGCTGGCCGAAGCGAGCTGGCAGCGGATCTCACCGTCGGCAGCCGTGGCCGAGCTGCTGCGTCACTCGCGGGTCGCCCGCCTGGCGGCGGCGGCGGGGCTGGAGGCAGGGCGCCTCGATCGCCTCGCCGGGTTGGCTCGGGAGGTGCCGATGCGCTCCCTGACCTATCCCTCGGGGGTCGCCCGGCTGCCCGCGGCGGCGGCGGCGGTGGCCGCCGAGTTGGCGACGATTTGAGACCTGAGTCTCTGCGACTCAACCAGCCTTGACAGGCTTTCAAGAACCCTCTACAATCTCCCCTCGTTGTTAGCAGTCGTCGCCGGTGAGTGCTAAACGCGCGACTCCATCACCTAGACAAACCAAGCGATTGCAGGACTTTCTACGGATAGAAGGAGGAATTCGAACGTGAACATCCGTCCGCTACACGATCGAGTCGTCGTCAAGCGCCTCGAGCAGCAGGAGCAGGTTCGGGGTGGCATCATCATTCCGGACACCGCCAAGGAGAAGCCCCAGGAGGCGGAGGTGATCGCCGTGGGTCCCGGCAAGGTGACCGACGAGGGCAAGCGCTCCCCGATGGACGTCAAGGCCGGCGACCGCATCCTGATCGGCAAGTACTCGGGCAGCGAGATCAAGATCGAAGACGAGGACTACGTCATCCTGCGCGAGGACGAGATCCTCGCCGTCGTCGAAGGCTGATTCCACCTTTCTGATTGCGAACCGAGATCCCGCCCGGGATCAGGAGGAATAGAGAACCATGGCTAAGCAGATTACCTACTCCGAGGAAGCCCGTTCGGCGATCCTGCGGGGTGTGAACAAGCTCGCGGACGCGGTCAAGGTGACCCTCGGTCCGAAGGGCCGTAACGTCGTCATCGAGAAGAAGTTCGGCTCGCCGACGATCACCAAGGACGGGGTCACCGTGGCCAAGGAGATCGAGCTGGCGGACGCCCTCGAGAACATGGGTGCCCAGATGGTGCGCGAGGTCGCTTCGAAGACCTCCGACGTCGCCGGTGACGGCACCACCACCGCCACCGTGCTGGCTCAGGCGATCTTCCGCGAGGGTTCGAAGAACGTCACCGCCGGCGCCAACCCGATGGAGCTGAAGCGCGGCATCGAGGCGGCGGTCAAGGCCGCCGTTGGGTCGATCGACGGCATGTCCCGTCCGGTCGAGG
Above is a genomic segment from Acidobacteriota bacterium containing:
- the groES gene encoding co-chaperone GroES — translated: MNIRPLHDRVVVKRLEQQEQVRGGIIIPDTAKEKPQEAEVIAVGPGKVTDEGKRSPMDVKAGDRILIGKYSGSEIKIEDEDYVILREDEILAVVEG